The Pseudomonas extremaustralis genome contains a region encoding:
- the rho gene encoding transcription termination factor Rho, protein MNLTELKQKPITDLLQLAEEMGIENMARSRKQDVIFSLLKKHAKSGEEISGDGVLEILQDGFGFLRSADASYLAGPDDIYVSPSQIRRFNLRTGDTIVGKIRPPKEGERYFALLKVDTINFDRPENAKNKILFENLTPLFPTVRMKMEAGNGSTEDLTGRVIDLCAPIGKGQRGLIVAPPKAGKTIMLQNIAANIARNNPEVHLIVLLIDERPEEVTEMQRTVRGEVVASTFDEPPTRHVQVAEMVIEKAKRLVEHKKDVVILLDSITRLARAYNTVIPSSGKVLTGGVDAHALEKPKRFFGAARNIEEGGSLTIIATALVETGSKMDEVIYEEFKGTGNMELPLDRRIAEKRVFPAININRSGTRREELLTADDELQRMWILRKLLHPMDEVAAIEFLIDKLKTTKTNDEFFLSMKRK, encoded by the coding sequence ATGAATCTGACTGAACTCAAGCAAAAGCCAATTACCGACCTGCTCCAATTGGCCGAAGAAATGGGCATAGAAAATATGGCCCGTTCGCGCAAGCAGGACGTGATTTTCTCCCTGCTCAAAAAGCACGCGAAAAGCGGCGAGGAAATCTCTGGTGATGGCGTGCTGGAGATTCTCCAGGACGGTTTCGGTTTCCTCCGCTCTGCAGACGCCTCCTATCTCGCCGGCCCGGACGATATCTACGTCTCGCCGAGCCAGATCCGCCGTTTCAACTTGCGCACCGGTGACACCATCGTTGGCAAGATCCGCCCTCCGAAGGAAGGCGAGCGTTATTTTGCCCTGCTCAAGGTCGACACGATCAACTTCGATCGTCCCGAGAACGCGAAAAACAAGATTCTCTTCGAGAACCTGACTCCGCTGTTCCCGACCGTGCGCATGAAGATGGAAGCCGGTAACGGTTCCACCGAAGACTTGACCGGCCGTGTGATCGACCTGTGCGCGCCTATCGGCAAGGGCCAGCGTGGCCTGATCGTCGCACCGCCGAAAGCCGGTAAGACCATCATGCTGCAGAACATTGCAGCGAACATCGCACGTAACAACCCGGAAGTTCACCTGATCGTGCTGCTGATCGATGAGCGTCCGGAAGAAGTGACCGAAATGCAGCGCACCGTGCGCGGCGAAGTGGTTGCCTCCACGTTCGACGAGCCGCCAACCCGCCACGTGCAGGTTGCTGAAATGGTGATCGAGAAGGCCAAGCGCCTGGTCGAACACAAGAAAGACGTGGTGATCCTGCTCGACTCCATCACCCGTCTGGCCCGTGCCTACAACACCGTGATCCCAAGCTCCGGCAAGGTATTGACCGGTGGTGTCGATGCCCACGCCCTGGAGAAACCGAAGCGTTTCTTCGGTGCCGCGCGCAACATCGAAGAAGGCGGTTCGTTGACCATCATCGCCACCGCGCTGGTCGAAACCGGCTCGAAGATGGATGAAGTGATCTACGAAGAGTTCAAGGGTACCGGCAACATGGAACTGCCCCTGGACCGTCGCATCGCGGAAAAACGCGTCTTCCCGGCCATCAACATCAACCGCTCCGGCACCCGCCGCGAAGAGTTGCTGACCGCTGACGACGAACTGCAGCGCATGTGGATTCTGCGCAAGCTGCTGCACCCGATGGACGAAGTGGCCGCCATCGAGTTCCTGATCGACAAGCTGAAAACCACCAAGACCAACGACGAGTTCTTCCTGTCGATGAAGCGTAAGTAA
- the ubiD gene encoding 4-hydroxy-3-polyprenylbenzoate decarboxylase, producing MKFKDLRDFVQQLEQRGELKRIQVPVSPVLEMTEICDRTLRAKGPALLFENPTGFDIPVLGNLFGTPDRVAFGMGAESVSELREIGKLLAFLKEPEPPKGLKDAWSKLPIFRKIIAMAPKVVKDAVCQKVVIEGDDVDLGMLPVQTCWPGDVGPLITWGLTVTKGPNKERQNLGIYRQQVIGRNKVIMRWLSHRGGALDFREWCEKHPGKPFPVSVALGADPATILGAVTPVPDSLSEYAFAGLLRGNRTELVKCRGNDLQVPATAEIILEGVIHPGEMADEGPYGDHTGYYNEVDSFPVFTVERITHRIKPIYHSTYTGRPPDEPAILGVALNEVFVPILQKQFPEITDFYLPPEGCSYRMAIVTMKKSYPGHAKRVMLGVWSFLRQFMYTKFVIVTDDDINARDWNDVIWAITTRMDPKRDTVMIDNTPIDYLDFASPVSGLGSKMGLDATHKWPGETTREWGRVIVKDEAVTARVDAMWKELGID from the coding sequence ATGAAATTCAAGGATCTTCGGGATTTCGTGCAGCAACTTGAGCAGCGCGGAGAGTTGAAACGTATCCAGGTGCCGGTGTCCCCGGTGCTGGAAATGACTGAGATTTGCGATCGTACCCTGCGCGCCAAGGGCCCGGCGCTGCTGTTCGAGAACCCGACCGGTTTTGATATCCCGGTGCTCGGCAACCTGTTCGGCACCCCCGATCGCGTGGCCTTTGGCATGGGCGCCGAGTCGGTCAGCGAATTGCGCGAGATCGGCAAGTTGCTGGCATTCCTCAAGGAGCCAGAGCCACCCAAGGGCTTGAAGGACGCCTGGTCGAAGCTGCCGATCTTCCGCAAGATCATTGCCATGGCGCCCAAGGTGGTCAAGGACGCGGTATGCCAGAAAGTGGTCATCGAAGGCGATGACGTCGACCTGGGCATGCTTCCGGTGCAGACCTGCTGGCCCGGCGATGTCGGCCCGCTGATTACTTGGGGCCTGACCGTCACCAAGGGCCCGAACAAGGAGCGCCAGAACCTCGGCATCTACCGTCAGCAAGTGATCGGCCGCAACAAGGTGATCATGCGTTGGCTGAGCCACCGTGGCGGCGCCCTGGACTTCCGTGAGTGGTGCGAGAAGCATCCCGGCAAGCCATTCCCGGTCTCCGTGGCCCTGGGCGCCGATCCGGCCACCATCCTTGGCGCCGTGACCCCAGTGCCTGACAGCCTGTCCGAATATGCCTTCGCCGGTCTGTTGCGCGGCAATCGCACCGAACTGGTGAAGTGCCGTGGCAACGACCTGCAGGTGCCGGCCACCGCCGAAATTATCCTCGAAGGCGTGATTCACCCCGGTGAAATGGCCGACGAAGGCCCATACGGCGACCACACCGGCTACTACAACGAAGTCGACAGCTTCCCGGTGTTCACCGTCGAACGCATCACCCATCGGATCAAGCCGATCTATCACAGCACCTACACCGGCCGTCCGCCGGATGAGCCAGCGATTCTCGGCGTGGCGCTCAACGAAGTGTTCGTGCCGATCCTGCAGAAGCAATTCCCGGAAATCACCGACTTCTACCTGCCGCCCGAAGGCTGCTCGTACCGCATGGCCATCGTGACCATGAAGAAGTCGTACCCAGGCCATGCCAAGCGGGTCATGCTCGGCGTGTGGTCGTTTTTGCGACAGTTCATGTACACCAAGTTCGTTATTGTCACCGACGATGACATCAATGCCCGCGACTGGAACGACGTGATCTGGGCCATCACCACGCGCATGGACCCCAAGCGCGATACGGTGATGATCGACAATACGCCGATCGACTACCTCGACTTCGCTTCGCCGGTGTCGGGCCTGGGTTCGAAGATGGGCCTGGATGCCACCCACAAATGGCCGGGTGAAACCACCCGCGAGTGGGGTCGGGTGATCGTCAAGGACGAAGCCGTGACGGCACGTGTCGATGCGATGTGGAAAGAATTGGGAATAGATTGA
- a CDS encoding CDP-6-deoxy-delta-3,4-glucoseen reductase → MRLTLQPSGAVLELVPGERILEGARRLGYDCPQACRNGVCHVCAALLVEGRVQQAGEVRDHGEFYTCIAEPLEDCVVLWDGVLAPGELPLRKLSCQVSECVEVGGDVWRVRLLAPAGKAVRYHAGQYLMIERENGEKSAFSLASAPHCGRELELHVLVREDSARTLLEQLQRNRMARIELPFGDTHLAELPDGPLVLIAAGTGMAQMHSLIEHCRASGFKHPVHLYWGVRRPEDFYEIQEWDQWLKLPNLFLHKVVSDLCGWDGRCGLLHEAVCEDIADLKGVHVYASGSPAMIYGTLDALVDAGMDAHQMRADVFAYAPRP, encoded by the coding sequence ATGCGTTTAACCCTGCAACCTTCCGGCGCCGTACTGGAGCTGGTCCCCGGCGAGCGAATCCTCGAAGGCGCGCGGCGCCTGGGCTACGACTGCCCTCAGGCGTGCCGCAATGGCGTGTGTCATGTGTGTGCGGCTTTGCTGGTGGAAGGCCGGGTGCAGCAAGCCGGCGAAGTGCGCGATCACGGTGAGTTCTACACCTGTATCGCCGAACCGCTGGAAGATTGTGTGGTGTTGTGGGATGGCGTGCTGGCGCCGGGAGAGTTGCCGTTGCGCAAGTTGTCGTGCCAAGTGAGTGAATGCGTGGAAGTCGGTGGCGATGTCTGGCGTGTGCGCCTGCTCGCCCCGGCCGGCAAGGCAGTGCGTTACCACGCCGGGCAATACCTGATGATCGAGCGGGAGAACGGCGAGAAGTCGGCGTTTTCCCTGGCGTCGGCGCCCCATTGCGGGCGTGAATTGGAGCTGCATGTGCTGGTCCGCGAGGACAGCGCGCGCACCCTGCTGGAGCAATTGCAGCGCAACCGCATGGCGCGCATCGAGCTGCCGTTTGGTGACACCCACCTGGCCGAGCTGCCGGACGGGCCGCTGGTGCTGATCGCCGCCGGCACCGGCATGGCGCAGATGCACAGCCTGATCGAGCATTGCCGTGCCTCCGGCTTCAAACACCCGGTGCACTTGTATTGGGGCGTGCGTCGTCCTGAGGATTTCTACGAGATCCAAGAGTGGGATCAATGGTTGAAACTGCCCAACCTGTTCTTGCACAAAGTCGTCAGCGACCTGTGCGGTTGGGATGGGCGTTGCGGGTTACTGCATGAAGCCGTGTGCGAAGACATTGCCGATCTCAAGGGCGTGCACGTCTACGCCAGCGGCTCGCCGGCGATGATCTACGGCACGCTGGATGCGCTGGTCGACGCCGGCATGGATGCGCACCAGATGCGTGCCGACGTGTTTGCCTATGCACCGCGCCCTTAA
- a CDS encoding gamma-glutamylcyclotransferase yields MTAIESDLLQLAYPPRLDLGPQLTHEQLMSSMQATMARHKGGPVWLFAYGSLIWRPECSSTERVRARVHGYHRGLYLWSHEHRGTPELPGLVFGLDRGGSCSGFAYRLPEDQLEASLYALWQREMPYPSYRPHWLSCRLEDGSQVQALGFVLERHLPSYAGNLPDIVLNHVLQSACGRYGTTRDYVEQTVKALRSHAMPDKNLEARLKRCAKDCSA; encoded by the coding sequence ATGACCGCCATTGAATCCGATCTTTTGCAGTTGGCTTACCCTCCGCGGCTCGATCTGGGGCCGCAACTCACTCACGAACAGTTGATGAGCTCGATGCAGGCCACCATGGCGCGGCATAAGGGTGGGCCAGTGTGGCTATTTGCATATGGTTCGTTGATCTGGCGCCCTGAATGTTCGTCGACCGAGCGGGTGCGGGCCCGGGTTCATGGTTATCACCGTGGCTTGTACCTGTGGTCCCATGAACACCGAGGCACGCCGGAATTGCCGGGGCTGGTCTTTGGCTTGGATCGCGGCGGATCCTGCAGCGGGTTTGCCTACCGCTTGCCGGAAGATCAACTGGAGGCCTCGCTTTATGCCCTGTGGCAGCGCGAGATGCCTTACCCCTCCTACCGGCCGCACTGGCTCAGCTGTCGTCTTGAAGATGGCAGCCAGGTGCAGGCTTTAGGGTTTGTCCTGGAGCGGCACTTGCCCAGCTACGCGGGCAACTTGCCTGACATCGTGCTTAACCATGTACTGCAAAGTGCGTGCGGGCGTTATGGCACCACGCGTGATTATGTCGAGCAGACCGTCAAGGCCCTGCGCAGCCACGCCATGCCAGATAAAAACCTGGAGGCGCGGCTCAAGCGTTGTGCCAAGGATTGCTCAGCATGA
- a CDS encoding NADPH:quinone oxidoreductase family protein, whose amino-acid sequence MKAVLCKAFGPAETLVLEEIASPAIKKNEILLDVHAAGVNFPDTLIIEGKYQFKPPFPFSPGGEAAGVVSEVGEKVSHLKVGDRVMALTGWGSFAEQVAVPGYNVLPIPPSMDFNTAAAFSMTYGTSMHALKQRANLQPGETLLVLGASGGVGLAAVEIGKAMGARVIAAASSTEKLAVAKAAGADELINYSETSLKDEIKRLTDGNGADVIYDPVGGDLFDQAIRAIAWNGRLLVVGFASGRIPELPVNLALLKGAAVVGVFWGSFAQRQPQDNGANFQQLFTWYAEGKLKPLVSQVYPLDQAAQAINDLGQRKAVGKVVVQTR is encoded by the coding sequence ATGAAAGCTGTGCTGTGCAAAGCCTTCGGCCCTGCCGAAACCCTGGTGCTGGAAGAAATCGCCAGCCCGGCGATCAAGAAAAACGAAATCCTGCTGGACGTGCATGCCGCCGGGGTGAACTTCCCGGACACGCTGATCATCGAGGGCAAATACCAGTTCAAGCCGCCCTTCCCGTTCTCGCCGGGCGGCGAAGCGGCGGGCGTGGTCAGCGAAGTAGGGGAAAAGGTCAGTCACTTGAAAGTCGGCGACCGGGTCATGGCGCTCACCGGCTGGGGCAGCTTTGCCGAACAGGTCGCCGTGCCGGGCTATAACGTGCTGCCGATCCCGCCGAGCATGGACTTCAACACCGCCGCCGCGTTCAGCATGACCTACGGCACGTCCATGCATGCGCTGAAACAACGGGCCAACCTGCAACCCGGTGAAACCCTGCTGGTGCTCGGCGCTTCCGGGGGGGTGGGCCTGGCTGCCGTGGAAATCGGCAAGGCCATGGGCGCGCGGGTGATCGCCGCCGCCAGCAGTACCGAGAAACTGGCGGTGGCCAAGGCGGCCGGTGCCGATGAGTTGATCAACTACAGCGAAACCAGCCTGAAGGACGAGATCAAACGCCTGACCGACGGCAACGGCGCCGACGTGATCTACGACCCGGTGGGCGGCGACCTGTTCGACCAGGCCATCCGCGCCATCGCCTGGAACGGCCGCCTGCTGGTGGTGGGCTTTGCCAGCGGACGCATTCCCGAGCTGCCGGTGAACCTGGCGCTGCTCAAGGGCGCGGCGGTGGTCGGGGTGTTCTGGGGCTCGTTTGCCCAGCGCCAGCCGCAGGATAATGGGGCGAATTTCCAACAACTGTTCACGTGGTACGCCGAGGGCAAGCTCAAGCCGTTAGTGTCGCAGGTATACCCACTCGATCAGGCCGCCCAGGCGATTAATGACCTGGGCCAGCGCAAGGCGGTTGGCAAAGTCGTCGTCCAGACCCGCTAA
- a CDS encoding flagellar basal body-associated protein FliL, whose translation MKAWILLMLALTLPMAAQAQEAKEAKEGEAPKVSYISLSPPFVGNYGLDGTAKLKVYKADIALRVTGTEAAAAVKANDALIRNQLVALFNQQTSETMSTVEGKEKLRQEALKQTQQVMSDETGKPMVEDLLFNNLIVQ comes from the coding sequence GTGAAAGCGTGGATTCTGTTGATGCTGGCCCTGACCTTGCCGATGGCGGCCCAGGCCCAAGAGGCGAAAGAAGCGAAAGAAGGCGAGGCGCCGAAGGTCAGCTATATCAGCCTGAGCCCGCCGTTCGTGGGCAACTATGGCCTGGATGGCACGGCGAAACTCAAGGTATACAAGGCCGACATCGCCCTGCGCGTGACCGGCACCGAAGCGGCCGCAGCAGTCAAAGCCAATGACGCGCTGATTCGTAACCAGTTGGTGGCGTTGTTCAACCAGCAGACCAGCGAGACCATGAGCACCGTCGAAGGCAAGGAAAAGCTGCGCCAGGAAGCCCTGAAGCAAACCCAGCAAGTGATGAGCGACGAGACGGGCAAGCCGATGGTGGAAGATCTGTTGTTCAACAACCTGATTGTCCAGTAG
- a CDS encoding ABC transporter permease, producing MHKFAHILRLGLKELTSLRHDSVLLLFLFYAFTVAIYMPAAGSVIGVHNASVAFVDEDHSALSRQMAEALLPPEFQTPVPLAYDQLDKVMDSGEYTFVINVPANFQADLLAGRQPGVQVNVDATAMSQAFMGAGYIGRIFQQELLTYSGQANAASQAPALLTSRALFNSNLEGGWFLAVIQIVNNITILAIVLTGTALLREREHGTLDHLLVLPLTALEIMLAKIWSNMLVVVLCTWLSLEVVVKWMLGVPLAGSLVLFLFVTALYLFASTALGIFLATLARSTPQFGLLAIPVIIPMLLLSGGSTPLDSMPEWLQWVMQVSPSTHFVSLSAAILFRDAGVSVVWPDMLALAGIGLLFFAVALARFRKSLAS from the coding sequence ATGCACAAGTTCGCTCATATCCTGCGCCTGGGCCTCAAGGAACTCACCAGCCTGCGCCACGACAGCGTGTTGCTGCTGTTCCTGTTCTACGCCTTCACCGTGGCGATCTATATGCCTGCCGCCGGTTCGGTGATCGGCGTGCACAATGCCAGCGTGGCGTTTGTCGATGAAGATCACAGCGCGCTCTCGCGGCAGATGGCCGAAGCGCTGCTGCCCCCCGAGTTTCAGACGCCAGTGCCGTTGGCCTACGATCAGTTGGACAAGGTCATGGACAGCGGCGAGTACACGTTCGTGATCAACGTGCCGGCGAACTTCCAGGCCGACCTGCTGGCAGGGCGTCAGCCGGGCGTGCAGGTGAATGTCGATGCCACGGCAATGAGCCAGGCGTTCATGGGCGCGGGCTACATCGGGCGGATTTTCCAGCAGGAACTGCTGACCTACAGCGGGCAAGCCAATGCCGCCAGTCAGGCGCCCGCCCTGCTCACGTCCAGGGCGCTGTTCAACAGTAACCTGGAGGGCGGCTGGTTCCTGGCGGTGATCCAGATCGTCAACAACATCACCATCCTCGCCATCGTACTCACCGGCACCGCGTTGCTGCGCGAGCGCGAACACGGCACCCTCGACCACCTGCTGGTACTGCCGCTGACCGCGCTGGAAATCATGCTGGCGAAAATCTGGAGCAACATGCTGGTGGTGGTGCTGTGTACCTGGCTGTCGCTGGAGGTGGTGGTCAAGTGGATGCTCGGCGTGCCGTTGGCCGGGTCGCTGGTCTTGTTCCTGTTTGTGACGGCGCTGTACCTGTTTGCCAGCACCGCGCTGGGCATCTTCCTCGCCACCCTCGCGCGCTCGACGCCGCAGTTCGGCTTGCTGGCGATCCCGGTGATCATCCCGATGCTGCTGCTTTCAGGCGGCAGTACGCCGTTGGACAGCATGCCCGAATGGTTGCAGTGGGTGATGCAGGTCTCGCCGTCGACACACTTTGTAAGCCTGAGCGCGGCGATTCTGTTCCGGGATGCGGGAGTCAGCGTGGTGTGGCCGGACATGCTGGCGCTGGCGGGGATTGGTTTGCTGTTCTTTGCGGTGGCGCTGGCGCGGTTCAGGAAGAGCCTGGCTTCCTGA
- the rbbA gene encoding ribosome-associated ATPase/putative transporter RbbA, with product MSGLALHATGIQHRYGKQQALIDIAFSLPAGTRCGLIGPDGAGKSSLLGLIAGVKKLQDGQLEVLGGSIADRHHRNSLYPRIAFMPQGLGGNLYPELSISENIRFFATLFGLSKADCDQRMHNLLLATDLERFADRPAGKLSGGMKQKLGLCCALIHEPDLLILDEPTTGVDPLSRRRFWELVETVRSERPQLTLLVATAYMEEAEQFEHCLMLDRGKLIADGLSHELAAATPSGKLDEAFTHFQGDSGHDNQPLVIPPRTNANNDIAIEAHDLTLRFGDFTAVNKVSFAIGRGEIFGFLGSNGCGKTTTMKVLTGLMPATEGSATLLGNPVDAKDLATRKRVGFMSQSFSLYGELSVRQNLVLHAQLFDLPKDDSAKRIDELIQRFDLDHVAEQPSGELPLGLRQRLSLAVAVLHRPEVLILDEPTSGVDPAARDDFWRLLIELSREQGVTIFLSTHFMNEAQRCDRISLMHAGKVLACDTPDALQQQFHGDTLEAAFVTCLEQAQGEPEPSAPAQTVSETAAPPASRRGFSLPRLMAVASREGKELLRDKVRMAFALLGAMFMMVIFGYGISLDVENLAFAVYDQDQTPQSRAYLEAFRSSRYFAEQAPIQDASELHRRLQRSEIKLALEIPPGFGRDLYAGRQPTVAAWLDGGMPFRAETSRNYVEAVHQANLEQLAELSSAPANNQAAAKLETRFRYNQDVVSVNAIGPGVMALILAFIPAMLTALGIVREKELGSITNFYATPLTRLEFLLGKQAPYLAVSLINLAVLVAMNRWLFGVPFKGSALTLAFGGLLYVLATTSMGLLISAFTRTQIAAILGTMIITSLPTIQFSGLIVPRSSLEGAAAVMGTLFPAGHFLDIAVGTFTKALDLRQLWPQCLALFGFFVGFTGLSLIMLKKQEV from the coding sequence ATGAGCGGCCTGGCGCTGCACGCCACGGGCATCCAGCACCGCTACGGCAAGCAACAGGCACTGATCGACATCGCCTTCAGCCTGCCCGCCGGCACGCGCTGCGGGCTGATCGGCCCGGATGGCGCCGGCAAGTCGAGCCTGCTGGGACTGATCGCCGGGGTCAAAAAACTGCAGGACGGCCAGCTGGAGGTGCTCGGCGGCTCCATCGCCGACCGCCACCACCGCAACAGCCTGTACCCGCGCATCGCCTTCATGCCCCAAGGCCTAGGCGGCAACCTGTACCCCGAGCTGTCCATCAGCGAAAACATCCGCTTCTTCGCGACGCTGTTCGGCCTGTCCAAAGCCGATTGCGACCAGCGCATGCACAACCTGCTGCTGGCCACCGACCTCGAACGCTTCGCCGACCGCCCGGCCGGCAAACTCTCTGGCGGGATGAAACAGAAGCTCGGCCTGTGCTGCGCGCTGATCCACGAACCGGACCTGCTGATCCTCGACGAACCCACCACCGGCGTCGACCCGCTGTCGCGCCGGCGCTTCTGGGAACTGGTCGAAACCGTGCGCAGCGAGCGCCCGCAACTGACGCTGCTGGTGGCCACGGCCTACATGGAAGAAGCCGAGCAATTCGAACATTGCCTGATGCTCGACCGTGGCAAGCTGATCGCCGATGGCCTCAGCCACGAACTGGCCGCCGCCACCCCCAGCGGCAAACTGGATGAAGCGTTCACCCACTTCCAGGGCGACAGCGGCCATGACAACCAGCCGCTGGTGATTCCACCCAGGACAAACGCCAACAACGATATCGCCATCGAAGCCCACGACCTGACCCTGCGCTTCGGCGATTTCACCGCGGTGAACAAGGTCAGCTTTGCCATCGGTCGCGGCGAGATTTTCGGCTTCCTCGGCTCCAACGGCTGCGGCAAGACCACCACCATGAAAGTCCTCACCGGACTGATGCCCGCCACCGAAGGCAGCGCCACGCTGCTGGGCAACCCGGTGGACGCCAAGGACCTCGCCACCCGCAAGCGGGTGGGCTTCATGTCGCAAAGCTTCTCGCTGTATGGCGAACTCAGCGTGCGCCAGAACCTGGTGCTGCACGCGCAACTGTTCGACTTGCCCAAGGACGACAGCGCTAAGCGCATCGATGAGCTGATCCAACGCTTCGACCTCGACCATGTGGCCGAGCAGCCGTCCGGCGAACTGCCCCTTGGCCTGCGCCAGCGCCTGTCCTTGGCCGTGGCGGTGCTGCATCGCCCGGAAGTGTTGATCCTCGATGAGCCAACCTCGGGCGTCGACCCGGCGGCGCGGGATGATTTCTGGCGGCTGCTGATCGAGTTGTCCCGCGAACAAGGGGTGACGATCTTCCTGTCCACCCACTTCATGAACGAAGCCCAGCGCTGCGACCGCATTTCCCTGATGCACGCCGGCAAGGTACTGGCCTGCGATACACCCGACGCGCTGCAACAGCAGTTCCACGGCGACACCCTGGAAGCCGCGTTCGTCACCTGCCTGGAACAGGCCCAGGGCGAACCCGAACCCAGCGCGCCGGCCCAAACCGTCAGCGAAACCGCCGCACCGCCCGCGAGCAGGCGCGGGTTCAGTCTGCCGCGCCTGATGGCCGTGGCCAGCCGTGAAGGCAAGGAATTGCTGCGCGACAAGGTGCGCATGGCCTTTGCCCTGCTCGGGGCGATGTTCATGATGGTGATCTTCGGCTACGGCATTTCCCTGGACGTGGAAAACCTCGCCTTCGCCGTCTACGACCAGGACCAGACCCCACAAAGCCGCGCCTACCTGGAAGCCTTTCGCAGTTCGCGTTACTTCGCCGAACAAGCCCCGATCCAGGATGCCAGCGAACTGCACCGGCGCCTGCAACGCTCGGAAATCAAACTGGCCCTGGAAATCCCGCCCGGTTTCGGCCGCGACCTGTATGCCGGCCGTCAACCCACGGTGGCCGCTTGGCTCGACGGCGGCATGCCGTTTCGCGCAGAAACCAGCCGCAACTATGTGGAAGCCGTACACCAGGCCAACCTTGAGCAACTGGCCGAGCTGAGCAGCGCGCCCGCGAACAACCAGGCTGCGGCCAAGCTGGAAACACGCTTTCGCTATAACCAGGATGTGGTCAGCGTAAATGCCATCGGCCCGGGCGTGATGGCGCTGATCCTCGCCTTTATCCCGGCGATGCTCACCGCCTTGGGCATCGTGCGCGAAAAAGAGCTGGGGTCGATCACCAACTTCTACGCCACCCCCCTGACCCGCCTGGAGTTCCTGCTGGGCAAACAGGCGCCGTACCTGGCAGTGAGCCTGATCAACCTGGCCGTACTGGTGGCCATGAACCGCTGGCTGTTCGGCGTCCCGTTCAAGGGCAGCGCCCTGACCCTGGCGTTCGGCGGCCTGTTGTACGTGCTGGCGACCACCAGCATGGGCCTGCTGATTTCCGCGTTCACCCGCACCCAGATCGCGGCGATCCTCGGCACCATGATCATCACCAGCCTGCCGACCATCCAGTTCTCCGGGCTGATCGTGCCGCGCTCGTCCCTGGAAGGCGCTGCTGCAGTAATGGGCACGCTGTTTCCCGCCGGGCACTTCCTGGATATTGCCGTGGGCACCTTCACCAAGGCCCTGGACCTGCGCCAGCTGTGGCCGCAATGCCTGGCGCTGTTCGGATTTTTCGTCGGGTTCACCGGGCTCAGTCTGATCATGCTCAAGAAACAGGAGGTCTGA
- a CDS encoding HlyD family secretion protein — protein sequence MSTNRHLSRFFAIALLALLLGAGAFGYWRSTQDRLPEGLSMGNGRLESTEVQIAAKIPGRLAEVRVDEGDKVLKGQLLARMDTRTLEAQRAQAEAEVLRARENLAAAEATVQLRQSEQLLANQELKRTQELYKRGFASSQLIDQQQSRQSTGNAAVVAAQAQVNSVKAAIGAAQAQVAQLTSEIDDSSLRAPIDGIIQLRLAEPGEVLGAGGRVLLLIDPEDQYMNLYLPASVTGALTVGSDARILLDALPGQSLPAKISFVAAKSQFTPKEVETRDERQKLVFRVKLRLTQPSAVPQAKPGMPGAGYVRTADIDWPANLQ from the coding sequence ATGTCCACGAACCGCCATCTGTCCCGCTTTTTTGCCATCGCACTGCTCGCCCTATTGCTGGGGGCTGGCGCCTTCGGTTACTGGCGCTCCACCCAGGACCGTCTGCCCGAAGGCTTGAGCATGGGCAACGGCCGACTGGAGTCCACTGAAGTGCAGATCGCCGCCAAGATCCCTGGCCGCCTGGCCGAAGTGCGGGTAGATGAAGGCGACAAGGTGCTTAAAGGCCAACTGCTGGCGCGCATGGACACCCGCACCCTGGAAGCCCAGCGTGCCCAGGCCGAAGCCGAAGTGCTGCGCGCCAGGGAAAACCTCGCCGCCGCCGAGGCCACCGTGCAACTGCGCCAGAGCGAACAATTGCTGGCCAATCAAGAACTCAAGCGCACCCAGGAGTTGTACAAGCGCGGCTTTGCCAGCAGCCAATTGATCGACCAGCAGCAGTCCCGCCAGAGCACCGGCAATGCGGCGGTGGTCGCGGCCCAGGCCCAGGTCAATTCGGTGAAGGCTGCCATCGGCGCGGCCCAGGCCCAGGTGGCCCAGCTCACCAGCGAAATCGACGACAGCAGCCTGCGCGCGCCGATCGACGGCATCATCCAGCTGCGCCTGGCCGAGCCCGGCGAAGTGCTCGGCGCTGGCGGTCGCGTGCTGCTGCTGATCGACCCCGAGGATCAATACATGAACCTCTACCTGCCCGCCTCGGTGACCGGCGCCCTGACCGTCGGCAGCGATGCGCGCATCCTCCTCGACGCGCTCCCCGGCCAATCGCTGCCGGCCAAAATCAGCTTTGTCGCGGCCAAATCCCAGTTCACCCCCAAGGAAGTGGAAACCCGCGATGAACGCCAGAAGCTGGTATTCCGCGTCAAGCTGCGCCTGACCCAACCCAGCGCCGTGCCCCAGGCCAAACCGGGCATGCCCGGCGCCGGCTATGTGCGCACGGCTGACATCGACTGGCCGGCCAACCTGCAATGA